Proteins from a genomic interval of Candidatus Dormiibacterota bacterium:
- a CDS encoding aminopeptidase P family protein: MESNALESVSREKAAHDQQPPQALVEFMSRDWIEQPVPHDAHPQLPRLRERRAALSRAFPGIYLLLPAGYEHVRANDTSFRFRPSSAFAYFMGDGEPGALLVFEPEGAGHRTHLFVPEHNRGTAAGFTDRARGELWVGRHRGVEECHAFYGVDRCEALAAMESYLETLVSQAHPVRVLRGSNAEIDARFEQRDADAAFATHLSEMRLRKDDYEIGELRKAVEITKRAFEDVIRGLPAMKTEREVEAAFWSRARIEANDVGYLTIAASGPHACTLHWSRNDGALERGSLLLLDAGVECDSLYTADVTRTLPIGGRFSPEQRTVYDLVFDAQRAAMEACVAGNDFLEPNRRAMRVLAQGLIELKVLRCTLDEALDPDRQYHRRYTLHNVSHMLGLDVHDCAQARAEQYKYGRLEPGTVLTVEPGLYFQPDDATVPEALRGIGVRIEDDVVVTSEAPENLSAILPSTAAGVEGWMRQL, translated from the coding sequence ATGGAGTCGAATGCGCTCGAGAGCGTTTCGCGCGAGAAAGCCGCGCACGACCAGCAGCCGCCGCAGGCGCTCGTCGAGTTCATGTCGCGCGATTGGATCGAGCAGCCCGTCCCGCACGATGCGCATCCGCAACTCCCACGCTTGCGCGAGCGACGCGCGGCACTGTCGCGCGCATTTCCCGGCATCTATTTGCTGCTCCCGGCCGGCTACGAACACGTCCGTGCCAATGACACATCCTTTCGCTTTCGGCCGTCGAGTGCGTTTGCGTACTTCATGGGCGACGGCGAGCCGGGCGCGCTGCTCGTCTTCGAGCCGGAGGGCGCCGGGCATCGCACGCATCTCTTCGTACCGGAGCACAACCGCGGAACGGCCGCGGGATTTACCGACCGCGCGCGAGGCGAGCTGTGGGTTGGGCGACACCGTGGGGTCGAGGAGTGCCACGCATTCTACGGCGTCGATCGCTGCGAAGCGCTGGCCGCCATGGAAAGCTACCTCGAGACATTGGTCTCGCAAGCGCACCCGGTACGCGTGCTGCGCGGATCCAACGCTGAGATCGACGCGCGATTCGAGCAACGTGACGCCGACGCAGCGTTCGCGACCCACCTCTCGGAGATGCGCCTTCGCAAGGACGACTACGAAATCGGCGAGTTGCGCAAAGCGGTCGAAATCACGAAGCGCGCCTTTGAAGACGTTATTCGCGGCCTCCCGGCGATGAAGACGGAACGCGAGGTCGAGGCGGCGTTCTGGAGCCGGGCACGCATCGAGGCAAACGACGTCGGGTATCTCACCATCGCCGCTTCAGGCCCGCACGCCTGCACGCTGCATTGGAGCCGCAACGACGGGGCGCTCGAGCGCGGAAGCCTGCTCTTGCTCGACGCCGGCGTGGAGTGCGATTCGCTCTACACAGCCGACGTGACGCGCACGCTTCCCATCGGCGGCCGCTTTTCACCCGAGCAGCGCACCGTGTACGATCTCGTCTTCGACGCGCAGAGAGCGGCCATGGAAGCATGCGTCGCCGGTAACGATTTTCTCGAGCCGAACCGCCGTGCGATGCGCGTGCTCGCCCAGGGTCTCATCGAGCTGAAGGTACTGCGCTGCACGCTCGACGAGGCGCTCGATCCCGACAGGCAGTACCACCGGCGTTATACCTTGCACAACGTGAGCCACATGCTCGGCCTCGACGTCCACGACTGCGCACAGGCGCGCGCGGAACAGTACAAATACGGAAGACTCGAGCCCGGCACGGTGCTCACGGTCGAGCCGGGACTCTATTTCCAACCGGACGACGCAACCGTTCCCGAGGCGCTGCGCGGCATCGGGGTTCGCATCGAGGACGACGTCGTCGTCACGAGCGAGGCGCCCGAGAACCTCTCCGCAATCCTTCCGTCGACCGCTGCGGGCGTCGAGGGATGGATGCGGCAGCT
- a CDS encoding peroxiredoxin: MLAQVGKPAPDFRLQSTKDATSARNLGKELSLADYRGTWLIFFFYPLDFTFVCPTEITALSDRYDEIRELDAEVLGCSTDSIHSHWAWLNTPRDKNGIAGTKYPLVADYTKEVARAYGVLDESSGAAQRGLFIIDPDGVLRYTVVTADNVGRSVEETLRVLQALQAGGLCAAEWKPGQALLSVG, encoded by the coding sequence ATGTTGGCTCAGGTCGGAAAACCAGCTCCCGATTTCAGATTGCAGAGCACGAAGGATGCGACGAGCGCAAGGAACCTCGGCAAGGAGCTCTCGCTCGCGGACTATCGAGGCACGTGGCTCATCTTCTTTTTCTACCCCTTGGATTTCACGTTTGTCTGCCCAACCGAGATCACGGCGCTCTCGGATCGGTACGATGAAATCAGGGAGCTCGACGCCGAGGTTCTCGGCTGCTCGACCGACTCGATCCATAGCCACTGGGCATGGCTGAACACGCCGCGTGACAAGAACGGCATCGCGGGAACGAAGTATCCACTCGTCGCCGACTACACCAAAGAAGTCGCGCGCGCGTACGGCGTGCTCGACGAGAGCAGCGGCGCGGCCCAGCGCGGGCTCTTCATCATCGACCCGGACGGCGTTCTTCGCTACACGGTCGTGACCGCCGACAACGTCGGACGCAGCGTCGAAGAGACGCTGCGCGTTTTACAAGCGCTGCAAGCCGGCGGCCTGTGTGCGGCGGAGTGGAAGCCCGGCCAAGCACTGCTCAGCGTCGGATAA
- a CDS encoding redoxin domain-containing protein: MRAPLPSLEGAAAWANGEPSAEQLAGLPVVVFFWSISCYLCHEIAEPVAALREKFAGQGVAFVAVHQPRSPEELDVEAVRRDATGNMHLTQPCAIDNEHAIVSRFQNAFVPALYVFNRKHELRHFQAGGAGLERVDAAIERVLTEEQAV; encoded by the coding sequence ATGCGCGCTCCCCTTCCTTCGCTGGAGGGAGCCGCTGCTTGGGCGAACGGCGAGCCTTCCGCCGAACAACTCGCGGGCCTTCCGGTTGTCGTGTTCTTTTGGTCGATCTCGTGCTATCTCTGCCACGAGATCGCCGAGCCCGTCGCGGCGCTGCGTGAGAAGTTCGCCGGGCAAGGCGTCGCGTTCGTCGCAGTCCACCAACCGCGCTCGCCGGAGGAGCTCGACGTCGAAGCCGTGCGCCGCGACGCAACGGGGAACATGCACCTCACCCAACCCTGCGCGATCGACAACGAGCATGCAATCGTCAGCCGTTTTCAAAACGCGTTCGTGCCTGCGCTCTACGTATTCAACCGTAAGCACGAGCTACGGCACTTTCAAGCGGGCGGCGCCGGGCTCGAACGGGTCGATGCCGCAATAGAGCGCGTGCTGACCGAGGAGCAGGCGGTCTAG
- a CDS encoding DoxX family protein, whose translation MGTRASIAFLAIRAIVGLAFIFHAMLKLPAGAASWMGPHGFAPSWLQAVVTFAELLGGAALILGVLTPLVAVVLSIDMIVAILKFHLPAGGHFVGGRAAFEVPLVYLVVLLCLLVAGPGAYSLDAVMFKRR comes from the coding sequence ATGGGAACGCGCGCGAGCATCGCGTTCCTTGCGATTCGCGCGATCGTCGGGCTCGCGTTCATCTTTCACGCTATGCTGAAGCTGCCGGCGGGAGCGGCGTCGTGGATGGGGCCGCATGGCTTTGCACCCTCGTGGCTCCAAGCCGTCGTGACGTTTGCCGAGCTTCTCGGCGGAGCGGCGCTCATACTCGGCGTGCTCACCCCGCTCGTCGCGGTCGTCCTCTCGATAGACATGATCGTCGCGATCCTCAAGTTCCATCTACCGGCCGGAGGCCACTTCGTCGGGGGGCGGGCCGCGTTCGAAGTGCCGCTCGTCTATCTCGTCGTATTGCTCTGCCTGCTCGTCGCCGGCCCGGGAGCGTACTCGTTGGACGCGGTGATGTTCAAGCGCCGCTAG
- a CDS encoding FAD-dependent oxidoreductase, with amino-acid sequence MRPQVVILGAGFAGHTAALHLSHLVKGLADVTVVAPRNRFTWFPSLIWVGIGAMREEEVVFSLAPVYERLGIAYVDGRATTVNLDAQTVTVQTPTAENRAIRYDFLLNATGPYLNFEATPGLGPSAGTTASVCSVEHAVDARKKYLEIVKDLKSGKHRRLVVGVGHATATCEGAAFEYLMNVDADLRARGVRDNAELVWLSNEPEPGDFGVDGIEARKRGILVTGAGMVRMLLDEASVRQIIGAGVTAVASGEISYEQIGEDPATLAYDFAMLIPQFRGIPLQYVGGDGTDMTAKMTMPNGFMRVDADYTPKTYDRYAGSDWPALYRSPHYANVYAAGIAFAPPHPMSKGKKTASGMSVIAMAPRTGMASGIMGRTVAYNIADQVAGREPSHRAPMSAMPAACIASMGKSIWTGSAASIIMVPVARDYATYPGYGRDLRLCDLDVGRSGAWTKRLLHSAFMWKLQAKPGWRMIPE; translated from the coding sequence TTGAGACCACAGGTCGTCATCCTCGGGGCCGGTTTCGCCGGTCATACCGCGGCCTTGCACCTTTCCCATTTGGTGAAGGGCTTGGCCGATGTCACCGTGGTTGCGCCGCGCAATCGCTTCACGTGGTTTCCGAGCCTCATCTGGGTGGGAATCGGGGCCATGCGGGAGGAGGAGGTCGTCTTCAGCCTCGCGCCGGTTTACGAGCGCCTTGGGATCGCGTACGTCGACGGACGTGCGACCACTGTGAACCTCGACGCACAAACGGTAACGGTGCAGACGCCGACCGCTGAGAACCGGGCGATTCGATACGACTTTCTCCTCAACGCGACCGGTCCGTACCTCAACTTCGAGGCCACGCCGGGACTCGGGCCGAGTGCCGGCACCACGGCGAGCGTCTGCTCCGTCGAACACGCCGTCGATGCTCGCAAGAAGTATCTCGAGATCGTCAAGGATCTCAAGAGCGGAAAGCACCGGCGGTTGGTTGTCGGCGTCGGGCACGCGACAGCGACTTGCGAAGGCGCCGCCTTCGAGTACCTGATGAACGTCGATGCCGACCTGCGCGCGCGCGGGGTGCGCGATAACGCGGAGCTGGTGTGGTTGAGCAACGAGCCGGAGCCCGGAGACTTCGGGGTTGACGGTATCGAAGCGCGTAAGCGCGGCATTCTGGTGACGGGCGCCGGAATGGTTCGCATGCTGCTCGACGAGGCGTCGGTGCGTCAGATCATCGGCGCCGGCGTCACGGCGGTGGCATCGGGGGAGATCTCCTACGAACAGATCGGAGAGGATCCCGCGACGCTCGCCTACGACTTCGCGATGCTCATTCCACAGTTCCGCGGTATCCCGTTGCAGTATGTCGGCGGCGATGGCACTGACATGACGGCGAAGATGACGATGCCCAACGGATTCATGCGCGTCGACGCCGACTATACCCCGAAGACCTACGATCGCTATGCGGGTAGCGATTGGCCGGCGCTCTATCGTTCGCCACACTACGCGAACGTCTATGCGGCCGGCATCGCCTTTGCACCGCCGCATCCGATGTCGAAGGGGAAAAAGACGGCCAGCGGCATGAGCGTGATCGCCATGGCGCCGCGCACCGGCATGGCGTCCGGCATCATGGGGCGCACGGTGGCGTACAATATCGCCGATCAGGTCGCCGGGCGCGAACCCAGCCATCGTGCGCCGATGAGCGCGATGCCCGCCGCGTGCATCGCCTCGATGGGCAAATCGATTTGGACCGGTTCCGCGGCCTCGATCATCATGGTCCCCGTCGCCCGCGATTACGCAACCTATCCGGGCTACGGACGCGATCTGCGCCTATGCGATCTCGACGTCGGGCGCAGCGGCGCCTGGACGAAGCGTTTGCTGCACTCCGCATTCATGTGGAAACTGCAAGCCAAGCCGGGCTGGCGGATGATTCCGGAGTAA